In the genome of Calothrix sp. PCC 6303, the window TTTGCGCTAACCATTTATTAAGTATGAGAGCGATTGCTCAATATCCAGAGAGATATATTTATCGAAGGGCATATACATCCAGTAAAGTTGCATCTGTGGATCTGAGGCAGTTTTCTGGAAACCTACTAATGAGGCTAATTGTTGATCTATTGGGTGCAGCGGTAAGGTATAGATGTCGCAAAGATTGGGAAAGTCACTTTGCATCATTACTAAAGTGTTTTTGGCATCTTTGAGCATTTGCAGCAAATTAATTGGTTGCTTGTAGGGAAAGTCTATTTGCCAAGCTCGTAAGTGAACGGCGTTACAATTGATGTCACCAAGTTTTGCCATTTGCATCGGATCGATTTCCATATCGGAGTTGAGAAATAGGCTTTTGCGGGGGGGAAGGAAGAAGTTTTCCTCAGATTCGCTAGCAACTGGGTACAAAGCATAGAAACCAACTGGGTTTTGGGTATCGCTGCGACGTAACACCCTCATTCCTGTGGGGTATTCATTACTCCAGGCGCGTAAAATTTTGGCGATACGATGGGGAACGACGGTATTTTTCTTATTAATCCAGTTGTAGTAACGAACGAGGAAGGTAGCGACGGGGATGGTGTCGGTTCTGGGGTTAAATGCATCTGGAATTAGCTGGAAAGATTCTGTGTTTGCTGCGGAGTTGATTGGATGCGGTAGGGTAAAGCGAATACGGATGCAAGTTGTATTGCCATCAAAGTTTTTTTCAATTAGTCCCAAAGCTGATAGTTTATCAAGCATCATTCCCGCAGCGCGATCGCTTCCACGATCCTGTGCGCCATAAAATAGTTCTTGGGCTTCACGATGAGTACAGGAAATAAATCCTTCTGGTATCTCCAATTGGGTTAAGGGAGTTTTGAGGGGTTTTCCTAGTTCTTGCTGCTGCTTGATTAATAGATATCCCCACAACTTGACAAAATATTCAGCCCGACGACGTGTCAAACCAACTTGCCCTTGCATTTGTGACACATATTTGCGTTGTTGTTCGAGGGGAAACCATTCGTCGATGTTTGTCAGGTTCATGGGTTTTCGGAACTGAATTTTTCAGGGAGACGTGATATATCTCGTCTCTACTGCGTTTTGGTGGCTACCCCAATTTTGCTGATGTGAAAAACTTCACCTTAGTTCAGGTTTATTGTGCGTAGTTCTGTAGATATACCCTTGGTTCATTCTACTACTAGCTGGTCATTGTATATGCAGAGTTGCTGATTGGAAAATGCAGTTGACTTGATGATGTGTTCTCAACTGCTTTGCTTACTTGTGTCTAATTTTTAGGGTTATTAATTATGATTTCGCCACTAAAACAAGATGATATTACATCTACCGAAAGTACTAATTTTGATTCGGTTTCGCTGTTGGAAGCGGTAATTGAAAGTTTTGTTGATGGGATTTTAATTCTGACAACTGAGTATAAGTTGGTACATATTAATGAGTATGCTCGGCGGATTTGTGGGGAATTACAAGCTAGTAGCAATAAATATGACTCAGTGCCGGAGGAGATTTTACATATTTGTGAATCTTTGCTTGATAGTAGGGAGGTTTTTCCAAATGAGAAGATTTTTATGGAGTATGAAATTGAGAGGGGTCAAACTGTAAAATTACGGATTCGGGCGCGCTGGTTGAGGATGGAAAATGGTTTAAGTGATCGGATTTTGGTGACTTTGGAGGATTGTTATCTCTCGAATCACAATAGCGCGATCGCTGATGCGAAAAAATACGGTTTGACTGAACGGGAAGCTCAAGTTTGGTTGCTCAGACGGGCTAATCTTTCTTATCGTGAGATTGCACAGCGTCTTTATATTACTATTAATACTGTGAAGAAGCATTTGAAGAATATTTATGCGAAGCAGCAGGATATTCTATGTTTGGGGTCTTGAGAATGAAATTTAAGAGTTTTTAACGCAGAGTTTCGCAGAGGTAAGCGCAGAGAAGAGGAAGAGAAGAGGGAATATCTAAAACTTTGTAGAGACGAGACATGTCGCGTCTCTCTTTATGTTATATATTTAGTTTTTATCTCTCATGAATTCCCGAATTGTTACCTATAGTTCTGCTTACACTATTGTCCCGACTTATGAGTGCTTTAATCGCTGTACTTATTGTAATTTTAGAAGTGATCCAGGTCAGAGTGAATGGATTTCGCTGGAAGTGGCGACTGATGTTTTACAAAAGTTAAAAAATCAGGATATTTGCGAAATTCTGATTCTCAGTGGTGAAGTACATCCTAACTCATCACGTCGTTGTGTATGGTTTCAAAGGATATATGATCTTTGTGCTTTAGCCCTATCTATGGGGTTTTTGCCACACACTAATGTTGGGATTTTGAGTTTTTCAGAGATGGAAAATCTCAAATCTGTGAATGTTTCTATGGGATTAATGTTGGAACAAATTACTCCCAAACTCATGGATAATGTCCATAAGTATGCACCGAGTAAGGTTCCTGGTGTCAGATTACAACAGTTAGAATGGGCAGGACAATTAAAAATCCCTTTTACTACGGGTTTGTTGTTGGGCATTGGGGAGAAGGAAGAGGATTGGTGGGATACTTTGGTAGCGATTAGCCACATTCATCAACGTTATCAACATATCCAAGAAGTGATTCTTCAACCTCACAGTTTTGGAGGTAAACAAAGTTTAAATATATCTTCATTTGAAATTAGTAAATTACCGGGGGTAATTGCAAAAGCTAGAGAAATTTTACCTGAAGATATTACGATTCAGATTCCTCCAAATTTAGTAAATGATGCAAAATTATTATTAGCTTGTTTGGATGCAGGTGCGAGAGATTTGGGTGGGATTGGACCTAAAGATGAGGTAAATCCTGAGTACCAGCATATACATACAAATGAATTGCAAGAAATATTACACGATTCTGGCTGGAAATTGA includes:
- a CDS encoding LuxR C-terminal-related transcriptional regulator; the protein is MISPLKQDDITSTESTNFDSVSLLEAVIESFVDGILILTTEYKLVHINEYARRICGELQASSNKYDSVPEEILHICESLLDSREVFPNEKIFMEYEIERGQTVKLRIRARWLRMENGLSDRILVTLEDCYLSNHNSAIADAKKYGLTEREAQVWLLRRANLSYREIAQRLYITINTVKKHLKNIYAKQQDILCLGS
- the cofG gene encoding 7,8-didemethyl-8-hydroxy-5-deazariboflavin synthase subunit CofG, which gives rise to MNSRIVTYSSAYTIVPTYECFNRCTYCNFRSDPGQSEWISLEVATDVLQKLKNQDICEILILSGEVHPNSSRRCVWFQRIYDLCALALSMGFLPHTNVGILSFSEMENLKSVNVSMGLMLEQITPKLMDNVHKYAPSKVPGVRLQQLEWAGQLKIPFTTGLLLGIGEKEEDWWDTLVAISHIHQRYQHIQEVILQPHSFGGKQSLNISSFEISKLPGVIAKAREILPEDITIQIPPNLVNDAKLLLACLDAGARDLGGIGPKDEVNPEYQHIHTNELQEILHDSGWKLIQRLPIYPHHDAFLLKELQTVVEGWRDNINNSIFY